Proteins encoded together in one Anticarsia gemmatalis isolate Benzon Research Colony breed Stoneville strain chromosome 1, ilAntGemm2 primary, whole genome shotgun sequence window:
- the Ak6 gene encoding adenylate kinase isoenzyme 6 has product MAHVKRMVPNILITGTPGVGKSTISRLLAERINFTWREVSKLAEEYNCLDEYDPEYQCPFLNEDKLLDIMEGMMTKGGNVVDYHGCEFFPERWFDGVFVIRTNNTALFDRLTARGYTGKKLEDNIQCEIFETLLEEAQSSYKPEIVTELQNDSQEQLQKNIDTIVEWIERWKEQNI; this is encoded by the exons ATGGCTCACGTTAAAAGAATGGTGCCAAATATTCTAATAACAG gTACACCCGGTGTCGGTAAATCAACAATTTCTCGATTACTTGCGGAAAGAATCAACTTTACATGGAGGGAAGTGTCAAAACTTGCTGAGGAATACAATTGTTTGGATGAATATGATCCAGAGTATCAGTGTCCATTTTTAAATGAAGATaag CTGCTAGACATAATGGAGGGTATGATGACAAAAGGTGGCAATGTAGTAGACTACCATGGATGTGAATTCTTCCCAGAGAGATGGTTTGATGGAGTATTTGTCATCAGAACAAATAACACAGCATTGTTTGACAGACTTACAGCCag GGGCTATACAGGGAAAAAGTTAGAGGACAACATTCAGtgtgaaatatttgaaactCTACTGGAGGAAGCCCAGTCATCATACAAGCCAGAAATTGTGACAGAACTGCAGAATGACTCACAGGAACAATTACAGAAGAATATCGACACTATTGTTGAATGGATAGAGAGGTGGAAGGAGCAGaatatatag
- the ERp60 gene encoding disulfide-isomerase A3 produces MMGSLKIVLLLGVIYLCKAAEEDVLDLTDSDFSTVLAQHDTALVMFYAPWCGHCKRLKPEYAVAAGILKHDDNPVALVKVDCTEGGKSTCEQFSVSGYPTLKIFRNGEVSQEYNGPRESNGIVKYMRAQVGPSSKDLQSVADYEAFLAKDEVVVIGFFEKETDLKGDFLKAADKLREEVVFGHTTNKDVIAKAGYKNDVVLFRPKRLQNKFEESFVVYKGDTEKYSIKAFIKENYHGLVGIRQKDNMQDFSNPLVVVYYDVDYVKNPKGTNYWRNRVLKVAKDQTEVTFAVSDKDDFTHELNEYGIDYAKGDKPVVAGRDADGNKFVMSSEFSIENLLTFTKDLLDGKLEAFIKSEAVPEDNSGPVKVAVGKNFKELVTDSGRDALIEFYAPWCGHCQKLAPVWEELGDKLKNEAVDIVKIDATANDWPKSQYDVSGFPTIYWKFADNTKKPVRYNGGRALEDFVKYVSEQATSELNGWDRKGSPKKEEL; encoded by the exons ATGATGGGATCActaaaaattgtattgttattaggcgtaatatatttatgtaaagctGCCGAAGAAGATGTTCTCGATCTTACAGACTCAGACTTTTCAACTGTGCTAGCTCAACATGATACCGCTCTAGTCATGTTTTACGCACCATG GTGCGGACATTGTAAAAGACTGAAGCCCGAGTATGCGGTGGCGGCCGGCATTCTCAAGCACGATGATAATCCCGTTGCGCTGGTGAAGGTAGACTGTACAGAAGGCGGCAAGAGCACGTGCGAACAGTTCTCTGTGTCGGGATACCCTACTTTGAAGATCTTCAGAAATGGAGAGGTGTCACAAGAGTACAATGGCCCCAGGGAGTCAA ATGGCATTGTCAAGTACATGCGCGCGCAAGTTGGTCCCAGCTCCAAGGACCTGCAGTCCGTTGCTGACTATGAAGCATTCCTGGCCAAGGACGAAGTAGTTGTCATTGGCTTCTTTGAGAAGGAGACCGACCTCAAGGGTGACTTCCTGAAGGCTGCTGACAAGCTGCGTGAAGAGGTTGTCTTTGGACACACAACTAACAAGGATGTGATCGCAAAGGCTGGATACAA GAACGACGTAGTATTGTTCCGTCCCAAGAGGCTGCAGAACAAGTTCGAAGAGTCGTTCGTCGTGTACAAGGGTGACACTGAGAAGTACTCGATCAAGGCTTTCATCAAGGAGAACTA CCATGGCCTGGTCGGTATCCGCCAGAAGGACAACATGCAAGACTTCAGCAACCCCCTGGTGGTTGTGTACTACGATGTGGACTACGTCAAGAACCCCAAGGGCACCAACTACTGGAGGAACCGTGTACTCAAG GTTGCCAAGGACCAGACTGAGGTGACGTTCGCAGTGAGCGACAAGGACGACTTCACCCATGAGCTGAACGAGTACGGCATCGACTACGCCAAGGGTGACAAGCCTGTGGTCGCCGGACGTGACGCCGATGGCAACAAATTCGTCATGAGCTCTGAATTCAG CATTGAGAACCTGTTGACCTTCACCAAGGACCTGCTCGACGGTAAACTGGAAGCCTTCATCAAGTCCGAGGCTGTTCCCGAAGACAACTCTGGCCCAGTCAAGGTAGCCGTCGGCAAGAACTTCAAGGAGCTGGTGACCGACAGCGGTCGTGACGCGCTCATCGAGTTCTACGCTCCGTGGTGCGGACACTGCCAGAAACTCGCCCCCGTCTGGGAGGAGCTCGGCGATAAg CTGAAGAACGAGGCCGTAGACATCGTGAAGATCGACGCGACCGCCAACGACTGGCCCAAGTCTCAGTACGACGTGTCAGGCTTCCCCACCATCTACTGGAAGTTCGCAGACAACACCAAGAAACCAGTCAGATACAAT GGTGGACGTGCCCTCGAGGACTTCGTCAAGTACGTGTCGGAGCAGGCCACCAGTGAGCTTAACGGCTGGGACAGAAAGGGCTCTCCCAAGAAGGAAGAGTTGTAA